From Desmodus rotundus isolate HL8 chromosome 12, HLdesRot8A.1, whole genome shotgun sequence, one genomic window encodes:
- the DUSP12 gene encoding dual specificity protein phosphatase 12 isoform X2, protein MLQVRPGLYLGGAAAAAEPGSLREAGVTAVLTVDAEEPDLQAPDLQLLFVPALDEPGTDLLSRLDRCVAFVLQARAEGRGVLVRCHAGVSRSVAVMTAFLMKTEQLSFEQAYENLQTIQPLAKMNEGFEWQLKLYQAMGCDVDISSAIYKQYRLQKVTEKYPELQNLPQELFAADPTTVSQGLRDEVLYKCRKCRRSLFRSSSILDHKEGSGPMAFAHKRPAPALAGVSGSPAPCTSHFVEPVQWMEPALLGVMDGQVGI, encoded by the exons ATGCTGCAGGTGCGGCCGGGGTTGTACCTGGGCGGGGCGGCGGCCGCGGCCGAGCCGGGCAGCCTGAGGGAGGCGGGCGTCACGGCCGTGCTGACGGTGGACGCGGAGGAGCCCGACCTCCAGGCGCCGGACCTGCAGCTGCTCTTTGTGCCCGCGCTGGACGAGCCCGGGACCGACCTGCTGAGCCGCCTGGACCGCTGCGTGGCCTTCGTGCTCCAGGCGCGCGCCGAGGGCCGCGGGGTGCTGGTGCGCTG TCATGCCGGAGTCAGTCGAAGTGTGGCTGTAATGACTGCGTTTCTGATGAAGACTGAGCAGCTCTCCTTTGAACAAGCCTACGAAAACCTCCAGACGATCCAACCCTTGGCTAA GATGAATGAGGGGTTTGAGTGGCAGCTGAAGTTATACCAGGCCATGGGGTGCGACGTAGATATCTCCAGTGCGATTTATAAGCAATACCGTTTACAAAAGGTTACAGAGAAGTATCCAG AACTGCAGAACCTACCTCAAGAGCTCTTTGCTGCCGACCCAACGACGGTTTCACAAGGACTGAGAGATGAGGTTCTCTACAAATGCAGGAAGTGCag GCGGTCTTTATTTCGAAGTTCTAGCATTTTGGACCATAAGGAAGGAAGTGGGCCCATGGCCTTCGCCCACAAGAGACCGGCACCAGCTCTGGCGGGCGTCTCGGGGAGCCCTGCCCCGTGCACGTCGCATTTCGTGGAGCCCGTGCAGTGGATGGAGCCCGCCCTGCTGGGAGTGATGGACGGACAG GTAGGAATCTGA
- the DUSP12 gene encoding dual specificity protein phosphatase 12 isoform X1: MLQVRPGLYLGGAAAAAEPGSLREAGVTAVLTVDAEEPDLQAPDLQLLFVPALDEPGTDLLSRLDRCVAFVLQARAEGRGVLVRCHAGVSRSVAVMTAFLMKTEQLSFEQAYENLQTIQPLAKMNEGFEWQLKLYQAMGCDVDISSAIYKQYRLQKVTEKYPELQNLPQELFAADPTTVSQGLRDEVLYKCRKCRRSLFRSSSILDHKEGSGPMAFAHKRPAPALAGVSGSPAPCTSHFVEPVQWMEPALLGVMDGQLLCPKCSAKLGSFNWYGEQCSCGRWITPAFQIHKSRVDEAKVLPALGLPTRKA, encoded by the exons ATGCTGCAGGTGCGGCCGGGGTTGTACCTGGGCGGGGCGGCGGCCGCGGCCGAGCCGGGCAGCCTGAGGGAGGCGGGCGTCACGGCCGTGCTGACGGTGGACGCGGAGGAGCCCGACCTCCAGGCGCCGGACCTGCAGCTGCTCTTTGTGCCCGCGCTGGACGAGCCCGGGACCGACCTGCTGAGCCGCCTGGACCGCTGCGTGGCCTTCGTGCTCCAGGCGCGCGCCGAGGGCCGCGGGGTGCTGGTGCGCTG TCATGCCGGAGTCAGTCGAAGTGTGGCTGTAATGACTGCGTTTCTGATGAAGACTGAGCAGCTCTCCTTTGAACAAGCCTACGAAAACCTCCAGACGATCCAACCCTTGGCTAA GATGAATGAGGGGTTTGAGTGGCAGCTGAAGTTATACCAGGCCATGGGGTGCGACGTAGATATCTCCAGTGCGATTTATAAGCAATACCGTTTACAAAAGGTTACAGAGAAGTATCCAG AACTGCAGAACCTACCTCAAGAGCTCTTTGCTGCCGACCCAACGACGGTTTCACAAGGACTGAGAGATGAGGTTCTCTACAAATGCAGGAAGTGCag GCGGTCTTTATTTCGAAGTTCTAGCATTTTGGACCATAAGGAAGGAAGTGGGCCCATGGCCTTCGCCCACAAGAGACCGGCACCAGCTCTGGCGGGCGTCTCGGGGAGCCCTGCCCCGTGCACGTCGCATTTCGTGGAGCCCGTGCAGTGGATGGAGCCCGCCCTGCTGGGAGTGATGGACGGACAG CTTCTGTGCCCGAAATGCAGTGCCAAGCTGGGGTCTTTCAACTGGTACGGTGAGCAGTGCTCCTGTGGTAGGTGGATCACGCCTGCCTTCCAAATCCATAAGAGCCGGGTGGACGAGGCGAAAGTGCTGCCGGCCCTGGGACTGCCGACCAGAAAAGCGTGA